The Populus trichocarpa isolate Nisqually-1 chromosome 11, P.trichocarpa_v4.1, whole genome shotgun sequence genome has a segment encoding these proteins:
- the LOC7489056 gene encoding protein PIN-LIKES 3 isoform X1 — translation MGLWQLFVVALMPVVKVLLITAVGVFLATERMDILGTDARKHLNSLVFYVLNPALVGSNLAKFITLKSIVMLWFMPLNILITFIAGSALGWLLIKITKAPIHLRGLILGCCAAGNLGNMPLIIIPAACEEKGNPFGDASICKMHGLAYATLSLAIGSILLWSYVYNIVRIYSSTDSDETKPDALPEGIESAREITPGPMLFLKEPSIDEGMENFELDRAVSKGKAKVPFPENIKQGFQKVLKKLNLKRLLSPSINGAIVGFIAGTIPPFRKVLIGDSAPLRVVEDSAYFVGESAITITTLILGANLLKGFRGSKVPISVIIGITAVRYIILPILGVGFIKCAVHFGAVNSDPLYKFVLLLQFALPPAINIGTMTQLFGAGEAEYSVIMLRTYALASVSVMLWSAFFMWLVK, via the exons ATGGGGCTTTGGCAACTGTTCGTTGTTGCACTGATGCCAGTTGTGAAGGTGCTCCTGATTACTGCAGTAGGCGTATTTCTTGCAACTGAGCGCATGGATATTTTGGGGACGGATGCGCGGAAGCATCTGAATAGT CTTGTGTTTTATGTCTTGAATCCAGCACTTGTTGGTAGCAACTTGGCGAAATTCATAACATTGAAAAGCATAGTTATGCT GTGGTTCATGCCACTCAATATTCTTATCACCTTTATCGCTGGCTCAGCGCTTGGATGGCtacttataaaaattacaaaagctCCTATTCACCTGCGGGGCCTCATCTTGGGCTGTTGTGCTGCTG GGAATCTGGGCAACATGCCTCTCATAATCATTCCAGCTGCCTGTGAAGAAAAAGGCAATCCATTTGGCGACGCCAGTATCTGTAAAATGCATGGATTGGCATATGCTACGCTCTCTTTGGCA ATTGGATCCATCTTATTGTGGTCATATGTGTACAATATTGTGCGAATATATTCAAGTACAGATTCTGATGAAACCAAACCGGATGCCTTGCCAGAGGGTATAGAGTCTGCCCGAGAAATAACACCAGGGCCCATGCTTTTCTTAAAAGAGCCCTCAATCGATGAGGGTATGGAGAACTTTGAACTTGATCGTGCAGTGTCAAAGGGGAAGGCGAAG GTGCCATTTCCAGAAAACATTAAGCAAGGATTTCAAAAGGTTCTGAAGAAACTCAACCTGAAGAGATTGCTTTCACCTTCAATTAATGGAGCG attgttGGATTTATAGCCGGTACTATCCCTCCCTTCCGAAAAGTGTTGATCGGTGACAGTGCTCCTCTTCGTGTGGTTGAAGACTCTGCATACTTTGTCGG GGAGTCAGCCATTACAATCACCACTTTGATTTTAGGAGCAAATCTTCTGAAGG GCTTCAGGGGGTCAAAGGTGCCGATCTCAGTGATTATTGGTATCACGGCAGTCCGTTATATAATCTTGCCGATATTGGGAGTTGGTTTCATTAAATGTGCAGTCCATTTTGGCGCGGTGAACTCAGATCCTCTGTACAAGTTTGTTCTGCTGCTTCAATTTGCACTGCCTCCAGCAATCAACATAG GCACAATGACCCAGTTGTTTGGAGCTGGCGAAGCCGAATACTCGGTCATCATGCTACGGACCTATGCCTTGGCCTCAGTTTCGGTGATGCTTTGGTCAGCATTCTTCATGTGGCTCGTCAAATAA
- the LOC7489056 gene encoding protein PIN-LIKES 3 isoform X2 translates to MGLWQLFVVALMPVVKVLLITAVGVFLATERMDILGTDARKHLNSLVFYVLNPALVGSNLAKFITLKSIVMLWFMPLNILITFIAGSALGWLLIKITKAPIHLRGLILGCCAAGNLGNMPLIIIPAACEEKGNPFGDASICKMHGLAYATLSLAIGSILLWSYVYNIVRIYSSTDSDETKPDALPEGIESAREITPGPMLFLKEPSIDEGMENFELDRAVSKGKVPFPENIKQGFQKVLKKLNLKRLLSPSINGAIVGFIAGTIPPFRKVLIGDSAPLRVVEDSAYFVGESAITITTLILGANLLKGFRGSKVPISVIIGITAVRYIILPILGVGFIKCAVHFGAVNSDPLYKFVLLLQFALPPAINIGTMTQLFGAGEAEYSVIMLRTYALASVSVMLWSAFFMWLVK, encoded by the exons ATGGGGCTTTGGCAACTGTTCGTTGTTGCACTGATGCCAGTTGTGAAGGTGCTCCTGATTACTGCAGTAGGCGTATTTCTTGCAACTGAGCGCATGGATATTTTGGGGACGGATGCGCGGAAGCATCTGAATAGT CTTGTGTTTTATGTCTTGAATCCAGCACTTGTTGGTAGCAACTTGGCGAAATTCATAACATTGAAAAGCATAGTTATGCT GTGGTTCATGCCACTCAATATTCTTATCACCTTTATCGCTGGCTCAGCGCTTGGATGGCtacttataaaaattacaaaagctCCTATTCACCTGCGGGGCCTCATCTTGGGCTGTTGTGCTGCTG GGAATCTGGGCAACATGCCTCTCATAATCATTCCAGCTGCCTGTGAAGAAAAAGGCAATCCATTTGGCGACGCCAGTATCTGTAAAATGCATGGATTGGCATATGCTACGCTCTCTTTGGCA ATTGGATCCATCTTATTGTGGTCATATGTGTACAATATTGTGCGAATATATTCAAGTACAGATTCTGATGAAACCAAACCGGATGCCTTGCCAGAGGGTATAGAGTCTGCCCGAGAAATAACACCAGGGCCCATGCTTTTCTTAAAAGAGCCCTCAATCGATGAGGGTATGGAGAACTTTGAACTTGATCGTGCAGTGTCAAAGGGGAAG GTGCCATTTCCAGAAAACATTAAGCAAGGATTTCAAAAGGTTCTGAAGAAACTCAACCTGAAGAGATTGCTTTCACCTTCAATTAATGGAGCG attgttGGATTTATAGCCGGTACTATCCCTCCCTTCCGAAAAGTGTTGATCGGTGACAGTGCTCCTCTTCGTGTGGTTGAAGACTCTGCATACTTTGTCGG GGAGTCAGCCATTACAATCACCACTTTGATTTTAGGAGCAAATCTTCTGAAGG GCTTCAGGGGGTCAAAGGTGCCGATCTCAGTGATTATTGGTATCACGGCAGTCCGTTATATAATCTTGCCGATATTGGGAGTTGGTTTCATTAAATGTGCAGTCCATTTTGGCGCGGTGAACTCAGATCCTCTGTACAAGTTTGTTCTGCTGCTTCAATTTGCACTGCCTCCAGCAATCAACATAG GCACAATGACCCAGTTGTTTGGAGCTGGCGAAGCCGAATACTCGGTCATCATGCTACGGACCTATGCCTTGGCCTCAGTTTCGGTGATGCTTTGGTCAGCATTCTTCATGTGGCTCGTCAAATAA
- the LOC18103446 gene encoding protein FAR1-RELATED SEQUENCE 5, which translates to MIMELEPLTMGNEVIEFDMMGLGDDTVDDIQHQSVDVGVDEVEEEEGGDGEVEGNHFLLNFYDPQSSDNSISGQVYIPQGDTNLEPYEGMEFESEEAAKAFYNSYARRVGFSTRVSMSRRSRRDGAIIQRSFVCAKEGFRIDKDKPARSDVRVKRPRAETRVGCKAMLVVKIQDSGRWVVSAFVREHNHELVPPDKVHCLRSHRHVSGSAKSLIDTLQGAGIGPSGIMSALIKEYGGISNVGFTERDCRNYMRSSRQRTLGGDTQHLLDYLRNKQAENSAFFYAVQGDEDQCMSNIFWADAKARANYTYFGDTVTFDTTYRSNRYRLPFAPFTGVNHHGQPVLFGCALLVNESEASFLWLFKTWLMAMSERPPVSITTDHDRVICLAVNQVFPETRHRICKWHIFKEFQEKLSHVLSEHPNFEAELHKCVNLTDSVEEFESCWLSLLNRYNLREHEWLQAVYTDRRQWVPAYLRDTFFAEMSITQRSDSINSYFDGYINASTTLQLFVKQYEKALESRYEKEVKADYDSINTAPVLKTPSPMEKQVAELYSRKLFLKFQEELVETLTFLATKVVDDGAITTYRVAKFGENHKAYTVSFNVREMKASCSCLMFEFSGLLCRHILTVFRVTNVLTLPSHYVLKRWTRNAKSGVILEEHASDFLGSSRESLTFRYSNLRHEALKYVDNGIQSLEIYNVSMDALQEAANKVALARKNGGKVAIANRAGREEYPPQGSQANNNNQNQQQGLEQPASGDDQDKKIQKLHRKLDRARRKCEVYRANLLSVLKDIEEQKLQLSIKVQNIKLGMKD; encoded by the exons ATGATAATGGAGCTGGAACCACTGACTATGGGGAATGAAGTTATTGAATTTGACATGATGGGTTTGGGAGACGATACTGTGGATGATATTCAGCATCAGTCTGTTGATGTTGGTGTTGATGAAGtggaagaagaggaaggaggAGATGGAGAAGTTGAAGGAAACCATTTCCTGCTGAATTTTTATGACCCCCAAAGTTCCGACAATTCCATTTCTGGTCAAGTCTATATCCCTCAAGGGGACACTAATCTTGAGCCTTATGAGGGTATGGAATTTGAGTCTGAGGAGGCTGCGAAGGCTTTTTACAATTCGTATGCTCGTCGTGTAGGATTTAGTACTCGTGTCAGTATGTCTCGCAGGTCTAGACGTGATGGTGCTATCATTCAGAGGTCTTTTGTTTGTGCAAAAGAGGGTTTCCGCATTGACAAGGATAAGCCTGCACGTTCTGATGTGCGTGTCAAACGCCCTCGTGCTGAAACCCGTGTTGGTTGTAAGGCCATGTTGGTTGTTAAAATCCAGGATTCTGGTAGATGGGTTGTTTCGGCATTTGTAAGGGAACATAACCACGAGCTTGTTCCACCTGACAAGGTGCATTGTCTCCGCTCTCATCGCCATGTATCCGGCTCTGCCAAATCATTGATTGATACCTTGCAGGGTGCTGGGATTGGTCCCAGTGGTATTATGTCTGCCCTCATCAAAGAATATGGTGGAATCAGTAATGTTGGTTTTACTGAGCGTGACTGTAGGAATTACATGAGGAGCAGTCGACAAAGAACTCTTGGTGGTGACACTCAGCACCTTTTGGACTACCTGCGAAACAAGCAGGCTGAGAATTCTGCGTTTTTCTATGCTGTGCAGGGTGATGAAGATCAGTGTATGAGCAATATCTTCTGGGCTGATGCAAAGGCAAGGGCTAACTACACATACTTTGGTGACACTGTTACCTTTGATACAACTTACCGGTCAAATCGCTATCGATTGCCCTTTGCACCGTTCACTGGAGTTAACCATCACGGGCAGCCTGTTTTGTTCGGTTGTGCTCTCTTGGTCAATGAATCCGAGGCTTCTTTTCTTTGGCTTTTCAAAACATGGCTTATGGCAATGTCTGAACGGCCTCCTGTTTCAATCACTACTGATCATGATAGGGTAATTTGTCTAGCCGTGAACCAGGTTTTTCCGGAAACCCGTCATCGTATCTGCAAGTGGCACATCTTTAAAGAATTCCAGGAGAAGCTGTCCCATGTGCTTTCTGAGCATCCTAATTTTGAAGCAGAGCTCCATAAATGTGTTAACCTCACAGACTCAGTTGAGGAATTTGAGTCTTGTTGGTTGTCTCTACTTAATAGATATAATCTCAGGGAGCACGAGTGGCTACAAGCAGTTTATACTGATCGACGCCAATGGGTCCCAGCTTACTTGAGAGATACATTCTTTGCAGAAATGTCTATAACACAGCGCAGTGACAGCATCAACTCTTACTTTGATGGATACATCAATGCCTCAACTACCCTACAGTTGTTTGTTAAGCAGTATGAGAAGGCTTTGGAAAGCCGCTATGAGAAAGAAGTCAAAGCTGACTATGATTCGATAAATACTGCCCCAGTTCTGAAGACACCTTCACCTATGGAGAAGCAAGTGGCTGAGCTCTATTCcaggaaattgtttttaaaatttcaagaagaGTTGGTTGAGACTTTAACTTTCCTGGCAACCAAAGTTGTGGATGATGGGGCAATCACCACTTATAGAGTTGCTAAGTTTGGTGAGAATCATAAAGCTTATACTGTTAGCTTTAATGTTCGTGAGATGAAAGCCTCTTGTAGTTGTCTGATGTTTGAGTTCTCCGGCCTTCTTTGCAGACACATATTGACAGTTTTTAGGGTGACAAATGTTCTTACACTGCCTTCCCATTATGTTTTGAAACGATGGACAAGGAATGCCAAGAGTGGTGTCATATTGGAGGAACACGCCAGTGATTTTCTTGGTAGTTCACGAGAATCTCTTACCTTTCGATACAGCAACCTTCGCCATGAGGCCCTTAAGTACGTTGATAATGGAATCCAAAGTTTAGAAATTTACAATGTTTCAATGGATGCTTTGCAAGAGGCAGCAAATAAAGTGGCTCTTGCAAGAAAGAATGGTGGGAAAGTTGCAATAGCAAATAGAGCTGGCAGAGAAGAGTATCCTCCTCAGGGAAGTCAAGCaaataataacaatcaaaatcagCAACAGGGCTTAGAACAGCCTGCTTCTGGG GATGACCAGGACAAGAAAATCCAGAAACTGCATCGCAAACTGGATCGTGCACGACGAAAATGTGAAGTATATAGAGCAAACTTGCTTTCAGTGCTGAAAGATATTGAGGAGCAGAAATTACAATTGTCTATTAAAGTTCAAAATATTAAGTTGGGAATGAAAGATTAA
- the LOC7454997 gene encoding protein PIN-LIKES 3: protein MGFLDLFVAALMPVLKVLLITGLGLFLALDRIDLLGANARHYMNNLVFYLFGPALVVSQLGETITFQSLNTLWFMPVNILLTFMIGSILAWILIKITKTPPHLQGLVIGCCSAGNLGNLLLIIVPAVCMESNSPFGDSTICSTNGTTYASLSMAVGAIYIWTYVYIIMRIYSDKSAEDTDTNQPISDSESYKALLLSRKNSGSSGCSKEDELPLTISGEKLTVMEKIFQSVKKFTAKINLKMVFAPATIAAICGFIIGTVSPIRILMIGDSAPLRVIDRSASLLGEATIPCMTLIVGSNLLRGLRKSGVSVSVIVGIVAVRNIFLPLIGIGIVKAAHHLGMVESDSLYQFILLLQYALPPAMTVGVIAQLFKAGEGECSVIMLWSYALSALSLTLWSTFYMWLLQ, encoded by the exons ATGGGATTTCTTGATCTCTTTGTTGCGGCATTAATGCCAGTTCTGAAAGTACTCTTGATTACTGGACTTGGCTTGTTCTTAGCGCTCGATCGCATAGATCTCCTGGGAGCGAATGCAAGACACTACATGAATAAT CTTGTATTCTATCTGTTTGGTCCAGCGCTCGTGGTTAGCCAGCTTGGAGAGACCATTACTTTCCAAAGTTTGAATACCTT ATGGTTTATGCCAGTAAATATCCTTCTGACATTCATGATCGGCTCTATACTGGCTTGGATTCTcattaaaatcacaaaaactccGCCGCACCTCCAAGGCCTTGTCATTGGTTGCTGTTCTGCTGGAAATCTGGGGAATTTGCTTCTGATTATTGTTCCTGCAGTCTGCATGGAGTCAAATAGCCCATTTGGAGATTCAACTATCTGCTCCACTAATGGAACAACTTATGCTTCTCTTTCCATGGCG GTTGGAGCTATTTATATATGGACCTATGTGTATATTATCATGAGGATATATTCAGATAAGAGTGCTGAAGATACTGATACAAATCAACCCATATCAGATTCTGAAAGTTATAAAGCGTTActtctttcaagaaaaaactCTGGCTCCAGTGGCTGTTCTAAGGAAGATGAACTTCCTCTAACTATTTCTGGGGAAAAA TTGACAGTTATGGAGAAGATTTTTCAGTCTGTTAAGAAATTTACAGCAAAGATCAACCTGAAGATGGTGTTTGCACCGGCAACAATTGCAGCG ATTTGTGGGTTTATAATTGGCACAGTCTCTCCAATCCGAATACTGATGATCGGGGATAGTGCTCCTCTTCGCGTGATTGATAGATCTGCATCTTTGCTGGG AGAGGCAACAATTCCATGCATGACACTGATAGTAGGATCTAACCTTCTCAGAG GTTTAAGAAAATCAGGAGTGAGTGTATCAGTCATTGTAGGGATTGTAGCTGTGCGAAATATTTTCTTGCCACTTATTGGCATCGGTATTGTCAAAGCGGCACATCATCTCGGCATGGTTGAATCAGACTCCTTGTATCAGTTTATCCTTCTGCTTCAATATGCACTTCCACCTGCAATGACAGTAG GGGTTATTGCACAGCTTTTCAAGGCCGGTGAAGGTGAATGTTCAGTCATTATGCTGTGGAGTTATGCTTTATCAGCACTGTCTCTTACCCTCTGGTCAACCTTTTACATGTGGCTGCTGCAGTAA